The DNA window TTGAAAAATATGGTGATGTAAATATGATAAATGCTAAAACAATAAGTATGCTAAGTCCGCTTGCTCCGTCTGTTTGCAAAATCAAATCACCTTGTATTTAAATATTAAGCTTAAAAAACAAAAATTATATCTTAAGGTCGGTTATGTTTTTATTAATGAGCCAAACTTAAATTTGATGGTTTTAAGTTCGGCTTTTGACTTATTGAAAGAAATTTCAGTGGCAGATTGAGGCGAATTCAAACCCTCTTTTTTTAAGCTCTTCTATGTCGCGACTTGCTATTTCACCCTTGGTTGTTAGGTAGTCTCCTATGACTAAGGCTTCGGCACCATGATCAAAGACCTCGTATTGTCTATCACCTAAAATTTTCTCCCTTCCGCCAGCTATCATTATGCGAGTATTAGGCAGAGCTTCTTTGGTATCTCGTACTATTTTTAAGGCTTCTTGCACGCTTAGCATAGGTTGCTTTATTGGTAGGGCGGGGTGTGGGATAAAGAAATTTATAGGGCTTGAAAATGGCTCAAGCTCTTTTAGGCTGTTTCTAAAGCTAATTCTATCCTCGTTACTCTCGCCAAGCCCGTAAATTCCGCCCGTGCAAAGCATAAGACCGGCTCTTTTTGCATTTAAATTTGTTTGAAATCTATCATCCCAACTGTGAGTCGTGCAAATTTTAGGAAAAAATTCGCGAGATGTTTCTAAGTTGTGGTTGTAGCTAAAAACTCCTGCATCTTTTATCTCTTTTAACGCCTCGTAGCTAGCTTCTCCGTTGCAAGCTATAATCATTAGTCCTGGAATCTCTTTTTTAATTTGTCTTGCCGTGCGAGCTATAAATTCGACCTTTTTTCCTTCAAGCTTGCCAAGTCCTCTGCCTGATGTGACCAGACAAAAACCTAATGCATGATTTTTGGCGGCCATTTTTGCCTCGGCGACTACCTGCTCCGTAGATTTTAATGAGTAAATTTCTATGTCGGTTTTTATTTTAGCACTTTGCGTGCAGTAGCCGCAATCCTCTGAACAGTTTCCGGAGCTAACGGAGCAAATAGCGCATAACATTATTGTTTTCATATTTTATTCCTCGTAAATAAGGGATTTTAGTTTAAAATAGCCAGCAATTATACAAAATCAAATTTAAACCGGCTTTGAATTGAAGATATAAATTTAGCCCAAATTTACTTCAATCTCATTAAATTTTTCATCTTGAGGAGTTTTTATAAATTTAAAAACTTGGAAATTTTTATCTTGACAGCAAAGTAGGGCAAAAGTGAAATTCCCATATTTACGTCCGCAAATCTCGCCTGGATTTATGAAAAGAGAATAATTGTTTAATACCGCTGTAAAACTATGAGTGTGACCAAAGGCGATTATATCGGTATTTGCAGATAGAAATTTAGGATGGTGCATGAGCTTGATTGTTAGATTTTCAAAGTTAAATATATGAGGTTCGTTAAATAGTTCGAATTCCTCTTTAAATTTAGCCAAATGGTAGTCATTGTTGCCCAAAACCGCTGCATAAGGCAAATTTGAGTTTTTTAGATCCTTTAGCGTCTCAAGCTCAACGATATCTCCGGCATGAAGGATCAAATTTGCTTCGTGCTCTTTTAATATCTCAATCGCTTCACGTGCGATTTACGGTCTAAAATGAGTATCGCTTATTAGACCTATTTTTACCATTTTATCCCCTTGTTAATAGCTTTAGCTAAAACGGTTTAAAGGTGGATAGAATGGAGTTAGCCCTCTATCTGCACCTTTTGCTTACACTTAGTGCACTCGTGAAATGTTCCTTTTTTTAGCTCTTTTTTGATCATATCTCCGCCACACTCAACGCATTTATCGGCTACTGGTTCGTAGTTTGAGACGAAATTGCATTTAGGATAGTTAGAGCATCCATAAAATTTCCCTCGCCTACTTATTCTCTCTACGATATCGCCTCCGCATTTTGGACATGGCACATCTATCTTTTTTGGCTCTTTTTTTGGCTTTGGTGCATCTTGCGATTCTGTGCCTAAGGCTTCTTTTTCGCTTTTAATATTGCGTGAGTATTTGCATTTTGGGAAATTTCCGCAAGCTATAAATTCACCAAATCGCCCTTTTCTAAGAAGTAAATCGCCACCGCATTCAGGGCATTTTTCGCCGATCGGAGTTGCTACTTTTTGGCTTTTTATATTTGTTTTGCCACTTGAGATTTTTTCCATAAATGGATAATAAAATTCGCTTAAAAGCTTTTGCCAATCGACTTTATCTTCAGCTACGCTATCAAGCTTTTCTTCCATAACCGACGTAAATTCGCTATCAACGATATCGCTAAAGTGTTCTTCAAGCACGCCCATCATCGTAAATGCTATCTCGTTTGGTATGAGCTGCTTTTTTT is part of the Campylobacter sp. RM16189 genome and encodes:
- a CDS encoding biotin synthase, yielding MKTIMLCAICSVSSGNCSEDCGYCTQSAKIKTDIEIYSLKSTEQVVAEAKMAAKNHALGFCLVTSGRGLGKLEGKKVEFIARTARQIKKEIPGLMIIACNGEASYEALKEIKDAGVFSYNHNLETSREFFPKICTTHSWDDRFQTNLNAKRAGLMLCTGGIYGLGESNEDRISFRNSLKELEPFSSPINFFIPHPALPIKQPMLSVQEALKIVRDTKEALPNTRIMIAGGREKILGDRQYEVFDHGAEALVIGDYLTTKGEIASRDIEELKKRGFEFASICH
- a CDS encoding YfcE family phosphodiesterase, with protein sequence MAREAIEILKEHEANLILHAGDIVELETLKDLKNSNLPYAAVLGNNDYHLAKFKEEFELFNEPHIFNFENLTIKLMHHPKFLSANTDIIAFGHTHSFTAVLNNYSLFINPGEICGRKYGNFTFALLCCQDKNFQVFKFIKTPQDEKFNEIEVNLG